The following proteins are encoded in a genomic region of Gimesia algae:
- a CDS encoding DUF1501 domain-containing protein → MLSFYNHHGKQGRREFLRVGGLALGGLTLPGLLSTKAQAAGSGTLLKNKSVIFLFMHGGPSQIETFDPKMSAPDGIRSVTGEVATKIPGVTFGSTFPKLAQLADRMSVVRSYRTGDSRHDIKPVVHKDTLNANLGSLYSRVVGANHPENGMPTNAVLFPQAIDDKMLPAVTQFGKFDSHGLMGSAYAPFVPGAGGDMQSNMSLAIPPNRLDDRRLLLSKLDRARWAAEKSETFAASSQLQQQAFDVILGGVSRAFDLSQEDPAVVARYDTAPLVKPASISTRWKNYKRYIDNAQSLGKLLLMARRLCESGCGFVTITTNFVWDMHADKNNAGVGEGMDYMGVPFDHAVSAFMEDTHNRGLSDDILLVCSGEMGRTPKLNSRGGRDHWGNLSPLMLSGGGLNTGQVIGQSDRHAGGPQTEPIERKDLVSSIMHTLFDVGELRITRGVPNEIVQVATAGKPIPGLF, encoded by the coding sequence ATGCTTTCTTTCTACAATCATCACGGCAAGCAGGGGCGGCGGGAATTCCTGCGCGTGGGCGGTCTGGCGCTGGGCGGGCTGACGTTGCCCGGTCTCCTGTCAACAAAAGCACAGGCTGCTGGTTCCGGGACGCTGCTGAAAAACAAATCGGTCATCTTTCTGTTTATGCATGGCGGACCGAGCCAGATTGAAACGTTCGACCCCAAGATGAGTGCACCGGATGGCATCCGCAGTGTGACGGGCGAAGTGGCAACGAAGATACCCGGCGTGACGTTCGGAAGTACGTTTCCAAAACTGGCGCAACTCGCCGATCGTATGTCCGTCGTGCGTTCTTACCGCACCGGTGACAGTCGGCACGACATCAAACCGGTCGTGCATAAAGATACACTCAACGCGAATCTGGGTTCGCTGTATTCGCGTGTTGTGGGCGCCAATCATCCCGAGAACGGCATGCCGACGAACGCGGTGCTCTTTCCGCAGGCCATCGATGACAAGATGCTGCCCGCCGTCACGCAGTTCGGCAAATTTGATTCGCACGGCCTGATGGGCTCCGCGTATGCCCCGTTCGTGCCCGGTGCGGGTGGCGATATGCAGTCGAATATGTCTCTAGCGATCCCCCCGAATCGTCTTGATGATCGCCGACTGTTACTTTCGAAACTGGATCGTGCCCGCTGGGCGGCTGAGAAAAGTGAAACGTTTGCCGCCAGTTCACAACTGCAGCAACAGGCGTTCGACGTGATCCTGGGCGGCGTCTCTCGCGCCTTTGATTTGTCTCAGGAAGATCCCGCCGTGGTCGCCCGTTACGATACGGCTCCGCTGGTCAAGCCGGCATCCATCAGCACGCGTTGGAAGAACTACAAACGCTACATTGACAACGCTCAGTCACTGGGCAAGCTGCTGTTGATGGCCCGTCGTCTCTGCGAATCAGGCTGCGGCTTTGTGACGATCACCACCAACTTTGTGTGGGACATGCACGCGGATAAAAATAACGCCGGCGTCGGGGAAGGCATGGACTACATGGGCGTGCCCTTCGATCATGCGGTCTCTGCCTTTATGGAAGATACGCACAATCGTGGTCTCAGCGATGATATTCTGCTGGTCTGTTCGGGTGAAATGGGCCGCACTCCCAAACTCAACAGTCGCGGCGGACGCGATCACTGGGGTAATCTATCGCCACTCATGCTGTCAGGCGGCGGTTTGAATACGGGGCAGGTCATTGGCCAGTCAGACCGACATGCCGGCGGACCTCAGACCGAACCGATTGAACGCAAAGACCTGGTCAGCAGCATCATGCACACCCTGTTCGATGTCGGCGAACTCCGCATCACGCGCGGCGTTCCCAACGAGATCGTCCAGGTCGCCACCGCAGGCAAACCGATTCCCGGCCTGTTCTGA
- a CDS encoding carbohydrate binding domain-containing protein, translating into MLILLSLVLCAATSQAPQVVNADFETVDARSATPSGWLFTSLPGQSQLVSYQSLLEPEANGSRVLAIRIAADHPQQQVAYNAHQDLQGFEAGKTYRVSARVRTRSLQSLPMVVVQCLDQSTQKPLGFARSEQRELKQDLAEWETIQTVIQVPEGTATLRLRIGIPAEGNAGGTALIDDVQVAEVP; encoded by the coding sequence ATGCTCATTTTGCTCTCACTCGTATTGTGCGCTGCTACGTCTCAGGCGCCGCAAGTCGTCAATGCGGACTTTGAAACGGTCGATGCACGTTCCGCGACTCCCAGCGGCTGGCTATTTACCTCGCTACCGGGTCAATCGCAGCTGGTCAGTTATCAGTCTCTGCTGGAACCAGAGGCAAACGGTTCGCGTGTACTGGCAATCAGGATCGCAGCCGATCATCCTCAACAGCAGGTAGCCTACAATGCACACCAGGACTTGCAGGGATTTGAGGCGGGAAAAACCTACCGCGTTTCTGCTCGTGTCAGGACGCGCAGTCTGCAGTCACTGCCGATGGTGGTGGTGCAGTGCCTGGATCAATCAACACAGAAACCGCTGGGGTTTGCCCGTTCAGAACAGCGGGAACTCAAACAGGATCTAGCGGAATGGGAGACGATTCAAACCGTGATCCAAGTTCCTGAAGGAACCGCCACGTTGCGGCTGCGGATTGGTATTCCCGCGGAAGGCAACGCCGGCGGTACGGCACTGATTGATGACGTGCAGGTAGCGGAAGTCCCCTGA